In Synechococcus sp. UW179A, the DNA window TTTTGAACAGAACAGCGTCTGAGCTGAAAAGCCACTCAGCAGAACAGCAGAGCCCCTGTCTTGGGGTGAAGGATGCCTTTTTGTATCCAGTTGAACGACCAAACCCTTGACGGTTGTCTTATAAACAGTCTGTAGCGACAGCTACCAATAACGTTCACCTCTCATCCAGAGAGGCGCAGTTCGATTCAGGCCAAGGAACGGGGACCTGAACTTGCTTCGAGGAACCATCCATGACAGCTCTTATCTACAGAGGTCAGACCTACGCCCCTCATCACACTGCTGTTGAAAAGCAGAGTGTTGAACTCACCTACCGGCACGAGCACTACAACGCCCGTCGCAAGCAGGCAGCGCGGGATCTACACCCCCAACTTGCTTATCGCGGTGTCTCCTACGCCAGATGATCCAAGATCGCTTGGATACAAAGCCTCGTTTCGGCGAGGCTTTTTTTTGCTCTTAATCTGATGCTTGCTCCGACTGAGCGCATTTGAGCTGGATTAGATCAAACTGACTTTGTCATGGTGTTGTGATTTGGGACTTTGCAGACCACATCAAAATGGCAGCAAAGCTGATTCAATTATTGAATTGTCTAGCAAGATGGCAGACATTAATTCAAGCAAGATTAGCCCGTAAAAGTTATTTGAAAAGAATACATTACCTGTTGGACAGTTCCAGTCAGCGATTACAGAGCTTGATCTGGAGCTGGGATCTATTGCCGCTAATAAAAGCACGTGCTCAAGCAAAAGTGGAAATTTTGGAACATGGCCACGGGTCCAGCTTCGTGGATACGAGAAGTTCCATTCAATTGAGGAGAGCTCTGCCACGCGTCAACGATACGGGTAGCTCCTCACCGGTGGAGTCAATGCGGTGGATTGGGTGGAGCTGTATGTGCAGATGAAATACTGATGCGAAAGGTGTTAAAACAAGAGTTGAATCACATAAACCAGCAAGGCTCGACCCCATGAAAAACGTTGCCTTGGGCTTGATTTGCATTCTCACTAATGCAATGCCCGCCAATGCTTGGGAACCTGGAGATGACTGGCGGGATGATCAATGCGAATCGGTGATCGATGGAGCCGACAGGGTTGCCAATGTCTGTAGAGGTGTTTACGGGAGAGGAGAGGTGTTCTTAGGTATTTACTGGAATGATGGAGCTGAGGTCGTGGGCCCCTGCAACGCAACTGAAAGCTGGCCGATGGAGTACCGAGGGTTATCACGTGTCGATGCTTATGACTGGCTTGTTGGGTATTGCGGTTGGTGATTCATGAGTTCACGTACAGCAATTAAGCAACCTTTCCATGGCTAGTCATCGATTCGCTTTGATTGGGATTCCTCTTCCCACGAGTTTTTCTCGATAAAACGTCATCACCAACTGAAATGACACTGTTTACAGCCACCTGCCTTCAGTATGGTTTCCCATACCTCGATGACGTTATGCCTGAGCATTCGTCTGACCACGGGCTGACCATCTTTGCGTCATGGCCTGGGCTCCACGACCACCCACTACGCGTGTGAGGTTGGCATGTTATCTCTGAACCTTAATCAACATCTGATAGATCTAGTACCGCATTGATCGCGCTAGCACCTCCCTTATTCCGGCCCCCAGATTCTCCGCAGTACAGCAATGTCGTAATCAGTAAAAAACTGAGGAGGACTTCCAGGCCGTGGTTTGTAGGCCATCACTGTCATCCCAGCATGCGCCGATGCACTTGAAAAAGGCTGGTTGTCATAGAGACAATCCCCATCTACATCAGAAAAAGGATGTTCAAGGCCAAGAGCATGGCCAAATTCGTGCAGGAATAACCAGACGGGATCTTCTTGGCCTGTAGCTATTCCACGACACCCATTTAAAATCATGATGTATTGAGTACCATCGGTATTCTGAGCAACAGCCCCCTCTTTTCCGTCGTTCTTATCGCAGTATCCCAGAATGACTAGGTCAGCATCTTGGGCACGCCGAACTTCCCTGAAATCAAGACTGATCAAGCGATCGGTGGCCTTAATGAGCTCGATGCCTAGTGCCTTTTCTTCATCATAGAAAGGATCTGATTCGATAATTTGCCATGGGGAGCCAGGTGCAATTTCTCCTTTGGCATTGCCATACACCACTTGATAGCGACGTCTCCGCATTTCAAAGAAGTAGCTGATTGATGTGCGTCCACCAAGGAAATCCTGGTCTGCAGCATTCCATGGGGCGATAAGAGCCCGAGCTGTTGGTTGGTTGTCACAATATTCAGCGAGAGCTGGCAGAGGTCCCACCAGCCCAAAACAAGCTGCAGTGAATAACGTCCATCTCTTCATCGTGAATCTTGCTCAGATTTCCAAAAAAATGAAGCGACAACTAAAAAGCAGACCAGTCTCAAGAAGTATCTGGCAAACACGAATTGATTATACTTAGCCTTAACCGAGTCTAGAAGCTGCAGACCATCTTTTCCCGGGAGTTTATCAACCAACCGACGCCGTTCTTCGGCGCGTGCCTTTCGACCAGTGGTCTGCCCATATTGGGCATCCTTGAAGTCTGAAGAGATTTGAGATCCATCGCGCCAAGACTCTGCTTCAAGGGCCGGAGATCGACATCTGAACCACCCGTCTGAAACCCGACCATCAAGCGAAAGATCGACTGCTTGAAAGGCAGATGAGTCTTCGTTCGTAAATGCTTGCTGTGACTGGCCTTTAGGGATCCAAGTCAGTCATGAGTTTGCATTCTGGTTTGCAATTTCGTGGCCACAACGGTTATTTGCAAACGCAGACGGTAACTGCTTCCAAAGCAGTGGGCCGTTGTCTGTCCAGGAATCGATCAGCAGGTTCTTCTGGAGGAGATGCAGGCACGCGGCCATAGCCAACATGGCAGCACCCAGCTCCTGCTCACTGGTCAACGACACGCAGCCGGCCAGGTCGAGGTGCTGGCCCTAGGGAATCAGCATGCAGCAGATCAATCAGCCGTCGGTTTGATTCGAATGGTGGCCAGACTTTACCGGTGCCGAATAAGGACCGCCCACTTGTTGACAGTCATTC includes these proteins:
- a CDS encoding reprolysin-like metallopeptidase, whose protein sequence is MKRWTLFTAACFGLVGPLPALAEYCDNQPTARALIAPWNAADQDFLGGRTSISYFFEMRRRRYQVVYGNAKGEIAPGSPWQIIESDPFYDEEKALGIELIKATDRLISLDFREVRRAQDADLVILGYCDKNDGKEGAVAQNTDGTQYIMILNGCRGIATGQEDPVWLFLHEFGHALGLEHPFSDVDGDCLYDNQPFSSASAHAGMTVMAYKPRPGSPPQFFTDYDIAVLRRIWGPE
- a CDS encoding DUF4278 domain-containing protein encodes the protein MTALIYRGQTYAPHHTAVEKQSVELTYRHEHYNARRKQAARDLHPQLAYRGVSYAR